The Mytilus galloprovincialis chromosome 4, xbMytGall1.hap1.1, whole genome shotgun sequence genome contains a region encoding:
- the LOC143073051 gene encoding uncharacterized protein LOC143073051, whose translation MATPSIDVYVKLPTGRTSVLKLLPTEQVKRINEQIAKEENILPRRVRVKYQGKFLDKSKAIGFLGIRPETILKAEFVIPRDIKVYAKVDGGGSAPVDIQNISTLEDLKSAVVERLEIVSPKIVKSFQSSGTSYRPCNTPLYETSITEESVIEVTIYDRTVTDHTAIDDDLKDAVLSSFETNGKSVEVVFSFDTTGSMSPYLENVRKKLKETCQKLLRDIPSIKIGIMAHSDYFDYENYVIKIQDLTSNVQQLVDFASSTSSTSGGDAPECYEWALHKAQQLDWSEDSAKALVVIGDHEPHPPSYTDQNINWHTELDVLKGMGVKVYGVFCNSIEGNARKFYEELADRTGGCLLRLANFSLITEMFLGVCYKESNKEQLEAFTEELKLEGKLTEETKDLMKQLEDTKPASEERKTKGTPSYLKKYKFDWWNFKKDHNKTPQYSYNSETDKWTQYNNPTQIPPSTSTPSDTNSTIVKCSLFRGDRHSKRRGCNVM comes from the exons ATGGCAACCCCGTCAATTGATGTTTATGTGAAATTACCTACGGGTCGTACTTCAGTTTTGAAATTATTACCCACTGAACAAGTAAAAAGAATTAATGAACAGATTGCAAAAGAAGAAAACATTCTCCCCAGGAGAGTTAGAGTGAAGTACCAAGGAAAATTCCTTGATAAATCAAAAGCAATCGGATTTCTTGGAATTCGTCCCGAGACTATACTGAAAGCAGAG TTCGTCATTCCAAGAGATATCAAAGTTTATGCTAAAGTAGACGGAGGAGGTTCAGCTCCTGTAGATATACAGAACATAAGTACATTAGAGGATTTGAAATCTGCTGTTGTTGAACGTCTAGAGATTGTGTCTCCAAAAATAGTGAAA TCCTTTCAAAGCTCAGGAACATCTTACCGTCCATGTAACACACCACTATATGAAACAAGTATTACTGAGGAAAGTGTTATAGAAGTGACTATCTACGACAGAACAGTAACTG ATCACACAGCTATTGATGATGATTTGAAAGATGCCGTCCTCTCAAGTTTCGAGACAAATGGAAAGAGTGTAGAAGTAGTGTTTTCCTTTGACACAACTGGTAGTATGAGTCCATATCTTGAGAAT GTGaggaaaaaattaaaagaaacttgTCAAAAACTTTTAAGAGACATACCAAGTATAAAAATTGGAATTATGGCTCACAGTGATTATTTTGATTATGAAAACTACGTCATCAAGATTCAGGACCTGACATCAAACGTTCAACAGCTGGTAGATTTTGCTTCCAGTACGTCATCAACTAGTGGAGGGGATGCCCCAGAG tgttATGAGTGGGCATTACACAAAGCTCAACAACTGGACTGGTCAGAAGATTCAGCGAAGGCTTTGGTTGTTATCGGAGACCATGAACCACATCCACCATCTTATACAGATCAGAACATCAACTGGCACACAGAACTAGATGTCTTAAAAGGGATGGGAGTTAAG GTTTATGGTGTATTTTGCAACAGTATAGAAGGAAACGCCAGGAAGTTTTATGAAGAATTAGCAGACCGTACCGGTGGATGTCTTCTTAGATTAGCTAACTTTAGTTTAATTACAGAAATGTTTTTGGGAG TGTGTTACAAGGAGTCAAACAAGGAACAGTTGGAAGCATTCACTGAAGAATTAAAACTAGAAGGTAAACTAACAGAAGAAACCAAAGATCTCATGAAACAACTGGAAGATACGAAACCGGCATCAGAAGAAAGAAAAACGAAGGGCACTCCCAGTTACCTG aaaaaatacaaatttgattgGTGGAACTTTAAAAAGGACCATAATAAAACACCACAGTATAGTTACAACTCTGAAACTGACAAATGGACACAATACAACAATCCAACACAAA TTCCTCCTTCGACTTCGACACCAAGCGACACAAATTCGACAATCGTTAAGTGTAGCTTATTTAGGGGTGATCGACATTCCAAACGACGTGGATGTAATGTAATGTGA